The genomic window GAGCAGGTCAGTATGCCGGGCAGGAACAAGAAGAAAGCTGAAAGTGCACCGAACAAGCACTCCGATATATATGCTTTTCCTTAGCCCACACACTTGCAGTACTCTTACATTGTCAACCCCTGTGGTCGCGTGTACACAGAAGAGAGACCAATCACACGCACCGGATCAGTGGTGTACTGCGAGTTGTAGAGCTTTGTGCCCGTCTTGTCTCGCTTGCGGTTTGTCGGAAACGAAAGGAGCGTAGACCCAGGTCTCGGCTCAAAGCCAGACATGAGGCACTCATTCACCGAGACCCATAGAGGCACGTCGCGCTTTAGCGAAGCAAGGTagtcctgccgctgcttgccCAGCACGGCGCGCCACTTGGTATCCAGCATGAAGTGTACTTTTTTGCTTGCTTTCGGGAATAGGGAGAGAATCTCCTCTGGTTTGGCGAAATCGCCAATGTTGTAAAAGCCATCTACGGCCTCCTCATCGGGATTTGCATCTGCGGCGGAAGCGCCGATGAGGACGTAGTCCTTCTTATGTGTTGCAGCGATATGTACTCCCATGCGCTCCGCCGTGAATTCTGTTACCCAAATGGGGCTGGATAGCTTCTTTTTCAGCGCAAACGTGCGAAGAATGTTCTCGTCCCTGGCCCCAAGAAGTCGCCCTTTAAGGATAGCGATGGGTCTCACAGACGGCATCATCAAGTACGGCTTCGTCATGCAGTCCGCATTGTAGTAGCGACGGCGCGTCGCGTCCTCggcgaagaaaaagggaaacCTCTTCCCTTGAAGAACCAATAGGTTATCCCTTTGATCTACTTTCTCCGATTTGTCAGTAGAAGGGGTGGCGGCCTCGAGCGCAGACGCACCAAGAGGGGCCCTGCAGCCCGTCAGCTGAGTCACAACGGATGAGTACTGTGGCTTCTGCAGCCTGAGATCCTTCAGATTTACAAAGTGGAAAGGGTACTTCTTATCTTTCACGGCAGCCATGTTCCGCACAAGCACGCGCGACCGTGTCGCCTCCCACCCGTTCACGTTGTAAATGAAGAAAGTGTCGTGCCCAAAAGCGTCTGGACGCTGCTTCTTGAGCTCGCTGAGCAGCTCCTGCTTGCACTTTGGCGGCAAAACCGAAAGACAAACAATCATCCCTGTCATGTTTGGCGCCGATACTGCCTGCTTCTGCGAGTTTGCCCTGAGTTCCAGATTTAGGTACTTcatctgcgcctctgcgaTCCACATCGGCGACGTGTAACCGCGAAGAATACCGACACCAAGAAGAATATCATGCGCAGGCTGGCCAAGCCGCTTCCCAGTCGCTGCATTTAGTGCCAGTCCCTTCTGAGGCTCTCCCTTGTATGGGTCGTCAAGCTGGTCCGAGTTGAAGACAAGCACTGAGCTCGCGGAGCGGATGTCGATCATGTCTTTTTTGTTGTACTGTAGCCCTAGCTCCTTTGCTATATTCACATCGATGAACAGAGcgcgctcttcctccgctgGATTCAGAAGTCGGATGAGTCGGTCCGCCATAACGGCTTTCCACTTCTTCCGCTCTGATAAGATGCCGACGCCGGAGCCAAAGAACGGTGGATGCTCATCGAGGACCTGCTTCTGGTCCTTCTTGCTGAGCGCCTTCAAAGGAATGACTTTTTCAACGTGAAGGTGAATCATCGTCGGCTTCTGTCCCGGAAGAACTACAGCATTGCACGAGCGTCTTGATTGCGGCTGG from Leishmania panamensis strain MHOM/PA/94/PSC-1 chromosome 32 sequence includes these protein-coding regions:
- a CDS encoding hypothetical protein (TriTrypDB/GeneDB-style sysID: LpmP.32.3090), whose product is MMKAGQTLLARAIPLIRPVKVNPATKRIPLTTLNDVTMLSTVTNTAFSKQCQAVLRDVSKRKLYSSRFWVTQPQSRRSCNAVVLPGQKPTMIHLHVEKVIPLKALSKKDQKQVLDEHPPFFGSGVGILSERKKWKAVMADRLIRLLNPAEEERALFIDVNIAKELGLQYNKKDMIDIRSASSVLVFNSDQLDDPYKGEPQKGLALNAATGKRLGQPAHDILLGVGILRGYTSPMWIAEAQMKYLNLELRANSQKQAVSAPNMTGMIVCLSVLPPKCKQELLSELKKQRPDAFGHDTFFIYNVNGWEATRSRVLVRNMAAVKDKKYPFHFVNLKDLRLQKPQYSSVVTQLTGCRAPLGASALEAATPSTDKSEKVDQRDNLLVLQGKRFPFFFAEDATRRRYYNADCMTKPYLMMPSVRPIAILKGRLLGARDENILRTFALKKKLSSPIWVTEFTAERMGVHIAATHKKDYVLIGASAADANPDEEAVDGFYNIGDFAKPEEILSLFPKASKKVHFMLDTKWRAVLGKQRQDYLASLKRDVPLWVSVNECLMSGFEPRPGSTLLSFPTNRKRDKTGTKLYNSQYTTDPVRVIGLSSVYTRPQGLTM